In a single window of the Zea mays cultivar B73 chromosome 5, Zm-B73-REFERENCE-NAM-5.0, whole genome shotgun sequence genome:
- the LOC100279206 gene encoding uncharacterized protein LOC100279206, translated as MFLESPVGVGFSYTNTSSDLLQLGDKITADDAYKFLLNWFKRFPQYKSHDFYIAGESYAGHYVPQLSEKIFDGNRAGHKESHVNLKGLMVGNALMDDETDQTGMIDYAWDHAVISDRVYGDVKARCDFGMANVTDACDAALQEYFAVYRLIDMYSLYTPVCTDPASSSAPYARKVAVHGAAPGIFSRYRGWIMKPAGYDPCTAEYSEVYFNRPDVQAALHANVTKIGYNWTRCSDAIYTWNDAAFSTLPVIRKLVAGGLRLWVFSGDTDGRIPVTSTRLTLHKLGLKTVQEWTPWYDHLQVGGWTIVYEGLTFVTIRGAGHEVPLYAPRQARTLFSNFLAGTKMPPTAFP; from the exons ATGTTCCTGGAGTCCCCGGTGGGCGTCGGATTCTCCTACACAAACACGAGCTCCGACCTGCTGCAGCTCGGTGACAAGATCACCG CTGACGACGcttacaaattcctgctcaactggtTCAAGAGGTTCCCGCAGTACAAGTCACACGATTTCTACATCGCCGGCGAGAGCTACGCCG GGCACTACGTCCCGCAGCTGTCGGAGAAGATCTTCGACGGCAACAGGGCGGGGCACAAGGAGAGCCACGTCAACTTGAAGGGCCTGATGGTCGGGAACGCGCTCATGGACGACGAGACGGACCAGACGGGCATGATCGACTACGCCTGGGACCACGCCGTCATCTCCGACCGGGTGTACGGCGACGTCAAGGCCAGGTGCGACTTCGGCATGGCGAACGTCACCGACGCCTGCGACGCCGCGCTCCAGGAGTACTTCGCCGTGTACCGCCTCATCGACATGTACAGCCTCTACACCCCGGTCTGCACCGACCCCGCCAGCTCGTCGGCGCCCTACGCGCGGAAGGTTGCCGTTCACGGCGCCGCCCCCGGGATCTTCTCCAGATAC CGAGGATGGATCATGAAGCCAGCGGGCTACGACCCCTGCACGGCGGAGTACTCGGAGGTCTACTTCAATCGGCCCGACGTCCAGGCGGCGCTGCACGCGAACGTGACAAAGATCGGCTACAACTGGACACGCTGCAG CGATGCGATCTACACTTGGAACGACGCCGCCTTCTCCACCCTCCCCGTCATCCGCAAGCTGGTCGCCGGCGGCCTCAGGTTGTGGGTGTTCAGCGGCGACACTGACGGAAGGATCCCCGTGACGTCGACGAGGCTCACCCTCCACAAGCTCGGGCTCAAGACCGTCCAGGAGTGGACGCCGTGGTACGACCATCTGCAG GTTGGTGGATGGACGATCGTGTACGAGGGCCTGACATTCGTCACGatccgcggcgctgggcatgaggTGCCTTTGTACGCGCCGCGGCAGGCGCGTACGCTCTTCAGCAACTTCCTGGCAGGCACCAAGATGCCCCCAACGGCGTTCCCCTAA
- the LOC100191818 gene encoding protein PEROXIN-4 isoform X1, producing MQASRARLFKEYKEVQREKSADPDIQLICDDSNIFKWTALIKGPSETPYEGGVFQLAFAIPEQYPLLPPQVRFLTKIFHPNVHFKTGEICLDILKNAWSPAWTFQSVCRAIIALMAHPEPDSPLNCDSGNLLRSGDIRGYQSMARMYTRLAAMPKKG from the exons ATGCAG GCATCTAGGGCAAGGCTTTTCAAGGAGTACAAGGAGGTACAACGAGAGAAGTCAGCTGACCCTGATATCCAGTTAATATGTGATGATTCCAACATATTCAAGTGGACTGCTCTTATCAAG GGCCCTTCTGAAACACCTTATGAAGGTGGTGTGTTTCAACTTGCGTTCGCAATTCCAGAGCAGTATCCTCTACTGCCTCCTCAAGTTCGATTTTTAACCAAAATTTTCCACCCAAATGTGCATTTCAAG ACAGGTGAAATTTGTCTTGATATATTGAAGAATGCATGGAGCCCTGCATGGACCTTTCAGTCTGTTTGTAGAGCGATAATTGCTCTGATGGCCCATCCTGAACCAGACAGCCCACTTAACTGTGATTCAG GCAATCTCCTGCGGTCGGGTGACATCAGAGGCTATCAATCAATGGCCCGCATGTATACAAGGCTGGCTGCCATGCCAAAGAAAGGTTAG
- the LOC100191818 gene encoding Protein PEROXIN-4 (The RefSeq protein has 1 substitution compared to this genomic sequence), with protein sequence MQASRARLFKEYKEVQREKSADPDIQLICDDSNIFKWTALIKGPSETPYEGGVFQLAFAIPEQYPLLPPQVRFLTKIFHPNVHFKTGEICLDILKNAWSPAWTLQSVCRAIIALMAHPEPDSPLNCDSGNLLRSGDIRGYQSMARMYTRLAAMPKKG encoded by the exons ATGCAG GCATCTAGGGCAAGGCTTTTCAAGGAGTACAAGGAGGTACAACGAGAGAAGTCAGCTGACCCTGATATCCAGTTAATATGTGATGATTCCAACATATTCAAGTGGACTGCTCTTATCAAG GGCCCTTCTGAAACACCTTATGAAGGTGGTGTGTTTCAACTTGCGTTCGCAATTCCAGAGCAGTATCCTCTACTGCCTCCTCAAGTTCGATTTTTAACCAAAATTTTCCACCCAAATGTGCATTTCAAG ACAGGTGAAATTTGTCTTGATATATTGAAGAATGCATGGAGCCCTGCATGGACCTTTCAGTCTGTTTGTAGAGCGATAATTGCTCTGATGGCCCATCCTGAACCAGACAGCCCACTTAACTGTGATTCAG GCAATCTCCTGCGGTCGGGTGACATCAGAGGCTATCAATCAATGGCCCGCATGTATACAAGGCTGGCTGCCATGCCAAAGAAAGGTTAG
- the LOC103627456 gene encoding serine carboxypeptidase-like 34: MKPAGYDPCTAEYSEVYFNRPDVQAALHANVTKIGYNWTRCSDAIYTWNDAAFSTLPVIRKLVAGGLRLWVFSGDTDGRIPVTSTRLTLHKLGLKTVQEWTPWYDHLQVGGWTIVYEGLTFVTIRGAGHEVPLHAPRQALTLFSNFLAGTKMPPTAFP; encoded by the exons ATGAAGCCAGCGGGCTACGACCCCTGCACGGCGGAGTACTCGGAGGTCTACTTCAATCGACCCGACGTCCAGGCGGCGCTGCACGCGAACGTGACAAAGATCGGCTACAACTGGACACGCTGCAG CGATGCGATCTACACTTGGAACGACGCCGCCTTCTCCACCCTCCCCGTCATCCGCAAGCTGGTCGCCGGCGGCCTCAGGTTGTGGGTGTTCAGCGGCGACACCGACGGAAGGATCCCCGTGACGTCGACGAGGCTCACCCTCCACAAGCTCGGGCTCAAGACCGTCCAGGAGTGGACGCCGTGGTACGACCATCTGCAG GTTGGTGGATGGACGATCGTGTACGAGGGCCTGACATTCGTCACGatccgcggcgctgggcatgaggTGCCTTTGCACGCGCCGCGGCAGGCGCTGACGCTCTTCAGCAACTTCCTGGCAGGCACCAAGATGCCCCCAACGGCGTTCCCCTAA
- the LOC109939987 gene encoding protein PEROXIN-4 isoform X1 — protein sequence MQASRARLFKEYKEVQREKSADPDIQLICDDSNIFKWTALIKGPSETPYEGGVFQLAFAIPEQYPLLPPQVRFLTKIFHPNVHFKTGEICLDILKNAWSPAWTLQSVCRAIIALMAHPEPDSPLNCDSGNLLRSGDIRGYQSMARMYTRLAAMPKKG from the exons ATGCAG GCATCTAGGGCAAGGCTTTTCAAGGAGTACAAGGAGGTACAACGAGAGAAGTCAGCTGACCCTGATATCCAGTTAATATGTGATGATTCCAACATATTCAAGTGGACTGCTCTTATCAAG GGCCCTTCTGAAACACCTTATGAAGGTGGTGTGTTTCAACTTGCGTTCGCAATTCCAGAGCAGTATCCTCTACTGCCTCCTCAAGTTCGATTTTTAACCAAAATTTTCCACCCAAATGTGCATTTCAAG ACAGGTGAAATTTGTCTTGATATATTGAAGAATGCATGGAGCCCTGCATGGACCCTTCAGTCTGTTTGTAGAGCGATAATTGCTCTGATGGCCCATCCTGAACCAGACAGCCCACTTAACTGTGATTCAG GCAATCTCCTGCGGTCGGGTGACATCAGAGGCTATCAATCAATGGCCCGCATGTATACAAGGCTGGCTGCCATGCCAAAGAAAGGTTAG
- the LOC109939987 gene encoding protein PEROXIN-4 isoform X2 — protein sequence MQASRARLFKEYKEVQREKSADPDIQLICDDSNIFKWTALIKGPSETPYEGGVFQLAFAIPEQYPLLPPQVRFLTKIFHPNVHFKTGEICLDILKNAWSPAWTLQSVCRAIIALMAHPEPDSPLNCDSGHIRNIKLLL from the exons ATGCAG GCATCTAGGGCAAGGCTTTTCAAGGAGTACAAGGAGGTACAACGAGAGAAGTCAGCTGACCCTGATATCCAGTTAATATGTGATGATTCCAACATATTCAAGTGGACTGCTCTTATCAAG GGCCCTTCTGAAACACCTTATGAAGGTGGTGTGTTTCAACTTGCGTTCGCAATTCCAGAGCAGTATCCTCTACTGCCTCCTCAAGTTCGATTTTTAACCAAAATTTTCCACCCAAATGTGCATTTCAAG ACAGGTGAAATTTGTCTTGATATATTGAAGAATGCATGGAGCCCTGCATGGACCCTTCAGTCTGTTTGTAGAGCGATAATTGCTCTGATGGCCCATCCTGAACCAGACAGCCCACTTAACTGTGATTCAG GACATATAAGAAATATTAAGCTATTGCTGTAA